GAATATTGCTTTTAATTCTAGATATATTTTAGATGGTATTAAGGTTATTGATTCTGAGGAATTAGAATTATACTTTATGGGAAGTTTAAATCCTTGTATTATTAAACCAGCTGGTGTAGATAACTACACTTATTTAGTATTACCAGTAAGATTGGCACAAGAAGATTATTAAGGAAAGGATATTTATGAAAAAAATAAAAATAGAAACAGAATATATTAAATTAGACCAGTTTTTAAAATATATTGGGGTAGTTGAAACTGGCGGTGAAGGAAAGATAATTATTAAAAATGGAAATATTAAGGTAAACGGCAAAATAGCCACGGAAAGGGGTAAAAAAGTAAGAAAAGATGATAAGATAGAGATATTAGGCATAGGAGAGTATATTGTGATATGATAGATGGAGCTTTTATTTTGTGAGGTGCTTTTATTGTATGTTAAAAATCTTAGGCTTATAAATTTTAGAAACTATGGTAGTTTAAATATTCAACTAAATAAAGGTGTTAATTTATTCATAGGAAAGAATGCTCAAGGAAAGACTAATTTACTAGAATCTATATATTTTTGTTCTACAGGAAAATCTTTTAAGACAAATTCCGACAAAGATATAATTAATTTTAATAAAAATGTAAGTTATATTGGAGCATTATTAAAATCCCAGAACAAGGAAAAATTAATAGAAATTAAATTAGACAGAAATAAAACAAAAATAATTAGAATAAATAAAGTTGAGTTAGAAAAGCACAAAAGATTACACAGCGGTCTAAATGTTGTTATTTTTTCTCCAGAAGATTTAAGG
The sequence above is a segment of the Tissierellales bacterium genome. Coding sequences within it:
- a CDS encoding RNA-binding S4 domain-containing protein, which gives rise to MKKIKIETEYIKLDQFLKYIGVVETGGEGKIIIKNGNIKVNGKIATERGKKVRKDDKIEILGIGEYIVI